A segment of the Vespula pensylvanica isolate Volc-1 chromosome 9, ASM1446617v1, whole genome shotgun sequence genome:
GAAAAAGGGAAGACAATGATATtacgaaaattataattccAATATCTTTAATAACGACTTAATTAGAATTATCGACGTGATGAAATACACGGTACACTATTAttcttgtaatttattatattacaatgttAGTTCGATTGAAACGGTTTGATTATTGCAATAGAATCATTGAGATAATAAACAAATGCAATATCAACCTACCGTaacctttcattttctttcagttATAGAGAATCGTTAGTATTTACTGTTGTAGCtgtatcaataaatattctaattcgaatctaatcgatcgattatttacgAGGCATTTTATTCTGTTGTGAACATTATGCAGTGAATATAAGGTaaacatttcaaaaaattattcttttatctggtacttttatttacttttattcttatgtattattttacttttatgtatttttatttatttacgttttaaaGTTGTTATGTGACATTGAAATTGCTTGCTATTCGTTGTCGATTATAGAATGATCATAATGTTCTGTTGAATAATAATGTTCTGGAAATTTCAGTTggataatatttgtttaaacaaagtgaatttatgaattattatgcTATATTTGCTACAAAAAGTTCAtcctatttttaatattgtacctgctatttgtaattttaaagctttatttgttgattttataaaaattgcgTACAATATTTGTTATACGATATTCGCTATATaatagaagatatttttaattattcaatttttgatatatttcaattgaaCTGAAAGAACTTTCGGATccatacatttataattttcaagttttatctaaaattaaatgtattgtACAGCAATGTACGTAATTTATAAACCTTGGTCAGAAACGCTAGAATCGAACGGTAGCTTTCGAtagcgaaaagaaaaacccCACCACGCTTGGCATCGAAAGAACCGGAGGGAGCTAAcgttatatagaatatttcttaCAAGAGGGTATTAAGTTTTCACGCGCAACACTTACTTTTCAGTTGTCCATCGACTCGCGTCGAACAACACTCGCGTTCCAGTacagtttttctttatttttcttatccacTAGTTCGTACAAGGTTGACGGGCAAAGGTGATTAACGTCTCTTAATACATAAatcaaatttcataatttccatagtttgtttttttttcttttaatttcattttctatcatAAATTGTTATTTCCTGATCGTAATTTATTGACTTCGtaaaaacgtttcttttttcctttttttttctctcttttttttttagagaagttaagaaaatatgatttagtttttatagatttcgatatcgattcgTCACCATCTTGAGAAGATTAAAGCACAAAAATAACAATGTCTACATCATTGAATTTACTGGACGATCAACGTTTCGCTTTGATGAAAGTAAgcttatgtttattttttattaaggctaaaattgataaaaaaattgcagAAAGTTCTGttctatcttttactttttatctctttctctctctcttcctctctatctctctctttctctatgtatctatctttctctctctctttcgtgaaaCCGTTAGCGTACGCTTTAAGCTGAAGATCACGTAGAATCGGTGACGTACATGTACTCGCAAAAAGTTACACGAATTCTtttaaaacttatttttatgcgcgtaaaaaagattatagagtcaaaaaaaaaaaaaaagaaaagatcagtAGGTCAGATAGACCTTGAGAAATTCATTACAAAGTGCAAGGGAAACGTTCAATTAGATTCATATTGAACAAGGATACtatattgaaataagaatCATCTAATTTAGATTCAGTGAAACTTGTCGATTTACATCTGCTTAAATGCTTTTATGTTTTCGATACAATTTCTTAAGATCTATATTTTACTCCTTTCgtgaaagaatatattttcgtaaaaGAATGTATTAGTTCGTAGTTTCAcaatcgtaagaaaaatacTATTCTTTGTGTATACTTTCTCGTCTGTACTGACCgcataaaaagagaggaagagagaaaaagagagagaaaagaataagattcATGAGCAATATCGACAAAACATCTGGGACATTCTCTTAAAACATCTTATGCAAAGATGATATTTTGATCGTTCTCTTTCAACTTAacatacattaaaaattagaaCACTTTTGATCTGTAATTTAGTACATCTgtatttaaaatcattaaaagtGTTAATTGTAAGCAAAATGAAAATGGTAGTTGAACgcaattacaaagaaaaataggtgCCGTGTAGAAAGCGTTTCGTTATGGCGATTAAATCTTCGTTTCGTACGTTCTCCGCATTGcctttaaaaagatttctttctataagtatataaaagtgGCCACTTTTATTCGATGTAAAACGGTGGAAATTTACAGGAAGACGAAAAGATTTCACTTGGTCACGAATCATTTCTCTAAATcgatcataataaaatatttttcttcatgaTCGTTTCCTATTAATGTTTTTCCGTAGTTTGTATCTTTATTACAACAATTTTCTGTGAATTGCTTATATGATGTTAATTACAGATATATAGGCTTGTAAAAACAAGAATACTTATGTAAAACGTTATTGTCGCTTTTTATGATTAAACAAAAcacaagaaaacaaaaacttaTCAATATAATCCttactatataatttataataataccaGAAAAAATAGACTTTGTACAGTAGAAAAATGTTGCCTAGTCATttactatattaattattttttttaatagattattgtaaacaaatttctttttcatttttaattctaaaataaaaattgtataaaaatgtattaattacgTAATAACTTTacgtaataagaagaaaggacaGAGTAAgggaaatatgtaaattaaaaataagatttttattagattatcaCAACAAGAACACTGTGCATGCTCTTTTAATCGAAGAATCCAAAACGTCATATCTAAACAAtacagattaaaaaaaagaagaaagaaaaaatactattcttttaattaaattacttaAATCGTttgaagaataattatttaaattgttaCATGTTTTTTGTtcatagaaaaattctatcaatattataaataaattgattagatcgatacaatatttaattgaataatgtGTTTTAGTTTAGACGAACCGTTGCTGATATTCTGCAACCCCATCACGATGAtcatttccttcttcgttgGTTACGAGGTAgggaaagaatatttattcattgattAATTGTCAAATCGTcgataagaaaattgaatCAACGATTGTTTCGAATAATACTAATAAGATATAGAAGAcggaatatttatatttgctcGTTAAAACCGAGTTTCGATCGGTTCGTTTTAATGACGTTGGGTGATATCGAAAAGAGAGCactaaaagaagatatttaacTCTGGCTCGCTTATTATAGCAATGGAATGTGCTGCGTAATAATCGGTCATTTAGCAAACTATCGCCATGTTTGTGgctcataattttttaaagcacTAGACTTTTGCTTTCATCAttgttatttcttcctttctaatCGTGAGATCGCGTTCACgctcaaataaaaatttcaaatttaactAATTTCGTTGGAAGACTTTATTATTAGTTAGAAACTCGATTTCAACGTTGTCACCATAATTCATATTCGTCTGTTCcgcataataaatatttttttttatttgaaatgaaaacaaaGCGCCTTTCTTCGACGATAAAGAACTCTGGAATTCATTACAATTGATATTAACTCATTACGGAtgaatatcgaaatatcttgCATTTCATATCACGATTTTAGAAATCGTTGATGAAATATCTCGCATTTTCCATTTACCAGTCAAGAGTAGTTACGATTTAATAAcagttaataattttatttgactaAATTCATATAGAATATATCAAACGCTGGAtctttaaagtaaaataagatataaagattttcttttcgaagtgATAAGAAATcataaagaaacagaagagttaataaattcaaaaaaaagcTTGTTggattttagaaatattaataaaaaaactcTATATGGagattacatatattacgaataggaaaagaaatgaaacgcgTTGCGTTCGCAAGCTTTGTGATGTTTTACttcatttatttgaatatgttactaaatatactttaatgctctctctttctctttctcgttttaaataaaaaagataataataaataaattaaataattaatttaaatctcTCAATGAAGAGCTTTTATGGAACTCTCcatcgctctttttttttttttataaagtctttataaatttctagCGAGAAGCTGGAACATCACTGCGGCCGAGAAAATGCTGAGGAACGTgagtacgaaataaaaacgtcGATATAAGAGATGTGCATGATTAATTAAAGGCATCCGCTTTTctgtacttaaaaaaaaaattgagggAAACAAGTACATAAAACAAGtacagaaaacaaaaattgtccTTATTTCTGTTAAGTCAATGCAATGGCGAAAGCAATGGGAAGTTGACAAGATAGAAGAATGGGATGAACCGGAACTTATCAAAAATTACTTGCCACATGGTTTATCTGgattcgataaagaaaatgcaCCAGGTATAATGCTACATGAATCTTTCTGTAAATAGAACATTATTATCctcattatatatttcaaatgtatTCTCTTCTAGTTGTTGTTATACCTTTCGCCGGATTTGATATATATGGAACTCTTCACGTAGTTACACGAAGAGACATTATAAAgagtttgataaaatatttggaatattatttaagGATATGCAACGAACAAGTAAGGAAGCATGGTCCACTTGCTGGAAAAGTAACCGTCATCTACGATATGGAAGGATTTAATCTGAAGCAATACTTGTGGAGGCCAGGTAAAGCATTCAGGTAAAACCGTGAACtatctatgaaaaataaaagcctACATTTTACTGTAGCACTTCCTTTAAATTATACCAATGTCAAAAGTCTTTTAAATATGCATATCGATGatcgaaacagaaaaaaattgttatttttcagCCGGTGAAGTTGTCATTAGCGCAATTCAAATGTACGAAGCGAATTATccagaaattttaaaaatgtgtTACATCATTAACGGTACGTCAACTAAAGTTATcaacatttaaaattattaacttttatccatatgaaattattgttttcgCAGCCCCGAAAATGTTCTCTTTTGCCTTTTCCGTCGCAAAAAGATTTTTGAACGAGTATACATTATCGAAGATACAAATTTTCAAAGCAGATCCAATGAAATGGAAGCCTGCGATATTGAAACTAGTTCCAGCTGATCAAATACCTGCTCATTTCGGAGGCACTTTAAAAGATCCCGATGGGAATCCAAAACTCGTAACAAAGGTAAATATAATAGCGTTAATATTCTCTTTACTATTGATTATGCGCTCTtagattcttttataattaatatttacgtaCATTCTTTAAGATTTGTCAAGGTGGAAAAATACCAAAGGAAATGTACGTGGACAAAACGGAAAATGATAAATCTACGGACTACACTACTGTCACTATTCGTAAAGGAGATAAATTAGAGCTTTGTTTGACTACATCAGAAGAGGGATCTCTTTTAAGGTatacattttacaaaaatatatttaacgtagaatggaataatataattgttacaGTTGGGATTTTCGCACGGAAgattatgatattaaattcgGTATTTTGAAAGAGGATACGTCAGGTATGAAAACTGAAATCGTACCTATTACAAAAATAGCTGcacataaattaaatgaaataggCATTGTAACCTGTGATAAACCAGCTACATGTGAGTCATtgttatcaaaattttatatgctatcatattatatattcatatttattttcttttgtttagaTTCTGTCGTCTTTGATAATACTTATAGTCTCATTAGGAGTAAAAAGATTCATTATTCTATACGCGTCTTACCACCATcggaagaattaaaagaacaaatgccataaaataatatgcgaATGGGAATAACATGCAATGAAACAATagaggtatatataaatggtaATGGGATCTTACAGCtgtattaataaagaatattcttaAGATCAACAAATTtagaaagttatatatataatagactTATCTATTGGAAAAATGTTCActttaaactttttatatcaattataagcTAAGAATTTTCACTCTATAATTGTGTAATAAAttccaaaataaaatatactttgcacattaataatttttatgagatTATTGTTGATGTGACAACATTACCTAATCTTAGAACTTTTGAATTATCTCTGATATGGCATTTCACTTAGTTAATAAGACAAATCACTGAAGAAATccttttaatgaatttttccaataaaattgaaaattcttttaactAGACAAATAATTATAGAGTAAAGGATTAtaaagtaatagtaataaacaaaaaagtaatggAAAAATCACTCatataagaaaagtaattcTTATATTCAATACTGTTTTGTATTATAGAACAGTAACATCATATAAAATGGCCAATTTTAATCATCTATCTCTGTGAATAACATATTAAGAAGTTCTTCACTTTGACACTCACTACCTTGTAAACGTTTTTGAGTTCCCCATTTAGCCAATGTTGGTAACACTTTTAATTgagttttattatctttacggAATATACAATTAGGATCTTTCCAACTAGAAATAGAATCAAAGATCAGATATTTCTGCGtcaaacaatattatatattataaaaaatagaaaatataaatgaaataaaatgtaataatggttacaaattttgtatatcaaatatttactaAAGATTCTAcatatgaataaatttaattaaaaaacctCATATACTCACAATGCTCTATCTCCTACTTCAACCACAACAAAATGGGATGTCTCAGTCAGTACTTGTAATCCAGCTTCTATAAACGGCTCCGctatattaaattcatatgatatttattaaaatacttttaatagaaaaaaaaaaaaaagaaaaaaatagaaataattttaatgaaatctatgatataaaagtaaatttattatacattggCAACTATTGTCTTATTACAAAATAGGTTATGTAgtttaaaacaaaagaaataaatgaaatttttcttaccttCTACACAATCGGGACACCAACTTTTACCATTTTCAAGCTTTGTACCCGTATATAACACAAAGATCGATTCTTTGGactgaaaattttcaaaaaagtttaaaaaattttcatatccTATAACGTGATGACGAATAGTCATTTTGCgtgatttcttttaattatacaagCAAAACGTTTTTTTCTAGTCCAAATAACGATATTTTGTCGATgcgaagcaaagaagaaatttgTGTAATCTTATTGTAAATGTAATacgttttatctctttaaatATAGTGATAACGAATTTATTGTTTCAGTTCAGTTTGCGATGTCTGATCAAAAAATAATCTGCACGTGATAAAAACTGGCACACTCGAAGAAAACATTTTACTAAATTTGGATGATAATATGgattatatgtacgtattaacatttatttcgattcctttcactaaaaattaaaatagaaagcaggtaattaaatataatgaacttttactttttttctgacTCGAACAATAACATAAAGAAAAGCCTCGAATAGAAATAACCATAACGATAGAATTTCAAGTTCatgtatttttatctaaacCTTCAtcattgtattttaatatataataatttaaattcgattcgaattaaagcatatataattataaaactttcgTAATCCTTTTATTGTTTCGTGCaaagaatatcatttttataatcataatcatgTCATTTGAATGTACCGCGTTAAAGAGAACGTATAGGTAGAAAAACTGGCAACAACGCGAAAAGCATTCACGTCAGACGATTCGTAATGGGACCAGACGAGACTCTAAATGTACGTAGTGATTGGTCAAAAATGTTTTCTCCCACTCGATGATAACTGATGACAAAGACTTTCAACCAATCCACGAGTTGATGAAGTGAGGGTGTTTGGTATGCTCTACGAAAGAGTAGTTTGTGCAAGgaaggtagtagtagtaattcAAGGTTTTTACAATTTAAGGTGCAACAATATTTCCTAGATACTGCACGCTGCATTAAAGCGATTCACATTTCCTTCAGCCTGCGGACGTCTTTTGATATAAAGCAATCGCGTCCAGAATGGCTGCGGTATTCGATATCGAATTGCACGACGTGGATACGGTGAATAGGGACGAGTCTGACGATGATGTTATCGAGATTGGCGAGGTAACTTTCCTGCTTGTCCATTTacgaatttcaatatttttttttatcattccatACTTCTTATTATACCAATCAAATTGTCACTTTTTTGCAGGAGGACTATGATGCTAATCCAAATgtgaatgaaataattgagtgagtagatttttatatttaatctgtAAGTTGATTTAGTGTACTAACgtaatgacaataatattttaacaggTCGGATGGTGTAGAGACGGTTGCTATATCCGAACAAAATGTTAAtcgtggaagagaaagagctgGACCACAAGATTTCGAACTTTGCAAAGTTATTGGAAAAGGTGGATATGGAAAGGTCTTTCAAGTACGTAAAATAACAGGAAATGACAGTGGTACAATTTTTGCTATGAAGGTAAGTTGAAAATAACAttgtttgtaaattatatagttaaaatatgtattattatcgtgagagttaataacaaataatatatttttattgcttcACTAAatgttacataaaaaaaaataatttatcttttatatatttatatatagtgaatttatgtttatatatatgttttgcttttttgttttttataatatgaagAAAATCTTCAAAGACATCCTGGCTAGTTGATGAGTGATAGGGTAGTATGGGTTTCTTACCCATTAAAACCCTTACAATAACTCTGGTACTCTCCCTTAGAAGTACATCTGGGGAGAGTCCCTGGGTGCGGTACGCTGACCtcaccctttttctttctttctctctttttctctttctctttctctttctctttttttctttacatatatacatatatgtgtgtatgtatatatatataatataatataatataatatataaaattatattttgagactaaaaaaggattatatattttttatgaaaattgcatactttcttgttttgttctattttgtgataaattttcaaaactaTAAGATTttgttattgtatttatacatTAGGTGTTACATAAGGCATCTATTATAAGAAATCAGAAAGATACTGCTCATACAAAAGCTGAGCGAAATATTTTAGAAGCAGTGAAGGTAAGATTCAcatttattaacatatttttaaatatacataatttgtatttaatataattttttttgcagCATCCATTTATTGTAGACCTTATGTATGCTTTTCAAACGGGtggtaaattatatttgatcttAGAATATATGTGTGGTGGTGAACTTTTCCGACATTTAAATGATGAAGGAATATTTTTAGAAGATACTGCATGGTAGGAGCATTCTACAAGTATATGTTATTGTTTGTTTCTgcattgttaattaaaaatagttttaaatTTAAAGTGTATACTTTTATTgcagtttttatttatcagaAATAATATTGGCTTTGCAACATCTTCATTTACAAGGAATTATTTataggtattatatatttataacattaatgATTACATGTTTTATGTTAATACTGttttaataagtatattattaattatattataatttgctTTATAGAGATTTGAAACCAGAAAACATTTTGTTAGATGCAGAAGGTCATATTAAATTAACTGATTTTGGTTTATGTAAAGAACATATACAAGATGGAACAGTTACACATACGTTTTGTGGTACTATAGAGTACATGTAAGAGAGTGctgagtattttttttttttttttaaatatctgttAATTGGgaaagaaatatcattttttttaacatggTATTACTCTTTTAGGGCTCCtgaaattttaatgagaaGTGGACATGGAAAAGCAGTAGATTGGTGGAGTCTTGGTACTTTGATGTATGACATGCTTACAGGATCTGTATGTATTTCTATGAGAGCATgcattgatattatatttccatATTCATTGTATCTTTGTAAAttgtattacttttattttcagcCTCCATTTACATCTGCtaataggaaaaaaacaatagaaaaaattttacgtGGCAAATTAAATCTTCCTCAATATTTAACACCTGATGCCAGAGATTTAATTAGGAAGCTACTGAAGGTTGATAaacactttattattttatttatttattttagatcattttttagtatcgatttttaatgatatacaagtaatttttatatatcaactTTTGATACAGAGACAAGTCGCACAAAGGTTAGGCTCTGCGCCATCGGATgcagaacaaataaaaaatcatcaattttttaaGCACATAAATTGGAACGACGTTATATCCCGAAAATTAGAGCCCCCATTTAGACCAATATTAGCAAGTGAAGATGATGTATCTCAATTTGACAAGAGATTCACAACTTCCGCTCCTATAGATTCGCCTGCAGAATATACTTTGAGCGAATCAGCCAATAGAGTATTTCAAGTAAGtttttcttgttaaaaaaatcACGTTTGTAAATCTGATAACGTTTATTAAATCTCACTTCAGATAATTAagaacttttaattattttataatttttctttgattaattTGCTTATGATTTAATCTCTTTAGGGATTTACATATGTAGCACCGAGTATACTAGAAGATATGTATTCACAACCAAGAGTTATAAATGCTAGAAGTCCTCGCAAAGGCAATACACGTGGTTTCTCACCAAGAAATACACATTTCCATTTGCATAATTCGCATTTGCAAAATCATAGGCAAGTCCTTTTTTAGCACTTTATGAACATGATATAAAATCCTAGTAATTTAAGAATtatgaaaatcgatttttactaTAATcattaagtaattaaatatgatgtttatcatttaatttataggCATAATGGTGTAGGACATAACAATGTGGAAGACACAGAAATGATAGAAATAGGCTAACTCTCACTTCTTAAATAGTGAAATAATGCTTAGCATTTTGGCCTAACTGCTGAATATCCGCGACCAATCCTCATGTCTCAGGGAGGGATTTTATAAACgtacagaaagagaataacATAGGATGGTCTGATCTTAACTGCTTCAGAGGATATTCAGCAGTTACGTTtagctaatttttttttaatcaaatgtaacaattacgaatttattaaCTAATATTACGTTCTAAAAGAAGCGATGTGTGTGTAGCGGTTGCTGGTATCACTGAAAATAATACTTACATCTGATCTATAATACAGGAAAATAACTAATCTGTTAACCGAGGAAGACGGGCATCTCTCACTTCTCCGGTGATActagaataaataattcttttttgttcagcCACTCCTActaaaaaaacattatacgtccaattatttattttgcaattCATTCGTTTCTAAAAAGATTCCCCGTCTTCATccgtgttattttatttttaatcgaaataaacttTGTACATTCGCGTTTATTGATCGCAAATCTCCTCGATTAACAGGTTAATCTTGAGTTGATATTTTGTTAGTAAATATAATGCGAATTTACATTTTGTATTttgatttatacattttcttttttgtggcTTACGTTAGcagtgtatttatgtacacatGTTCAGTTTATtggcatgtatgtatatgtgtacatagaTACGATCGAGTATTTAATATCCGCGAAGATATAATCCTACTTTTgtagatattatttacgaaAGACAAATGTAAGACAACGAAAATCGTAATGCTGCCATCAACCGCTCTGTTgctttaatctctttttcacgCTAACacttgattatttataaaattaattttagcagcacattgattatttataaaattaattttagcAGCAATAATGTTTCTATGGGAGCAACGACGAGCATATTTTGCCTAAACAATAGTTAAAGTTAGAAGCATTTATGCAATGAAGCAATGGAATTgcatttttacaatttaaagTTCCTACAAAAAATTgcaatatatatgaatattttgctCACGTGACGTAATAATATTCACTAATAGAAACTTATGAAATATAGTGAAATATCTTTagcaattttttcaaaatgcaATTAATTGTTCCAAAAATAGCAATTTATTGTATAAGCATGCTGCCATAGCAACCATATTACTGCACAattgaaatatctaaaaaaaattaaggattttatatttgttccTATGTTTTACACTTATTATAgtgttttttaattacaaaggAACATCAATGGTACAAGTTACCTCagacttttacttttcttatttttgtgtTAATTAATGCAATATTGACTATAGACATATATtcatagataaattatataatacaaaatataagcAAGAGTAACAATTTGATGCTCAGCAAATTTCCAAACTACCCAAGTGTTCACAGGCCATGATATCTggcaaatattacatttaactACTTATAATAATTCCATGGTCGAGATGCAATATTAATCCAATAACAGAACCTTTCTCTATATAATTTGTGCTTCACAATTAATTcgacattaatatatatatatatatatatatatatatatatatatatataaatatatatatatatatatatatatttaatgttgcATT
Coding sequences within it:
- the LOC122631704 gene encoding SEC14-like protein 2 isoform X1, translated to MSTSLNLLDDQRFALMKFRRTVADILQPHHDDHFLLRWLRARSWNITAAEKMLRNSMQWRKQWEVDKIEEWDEPELIKNYLPHGLSGFDKENAPVVVIPFAGFDIYGTLHVVTRRDIIKSLIKYLEYYLRICNEQVRKHGPLAGKVTVIYDMEGFNLKQYLWRPAGEVVISAIQMYEANYPEILKMCYIINAPKMFSFAFSVAKRFLNEYTLSKIQIFKADPMKWKPAILKLVPADQIPAHFGGTLKDPDGNPKLVTKICQGGKIPKEMYVDKTENDKSTDYTTVTIRKGDKLELCLTTSEEGSLLSWDFRTEDYDIKFGILKEDTSGMKTEIVPITKIAAHKLNEIGIVTCDKPATYSVVFDNTYSLIRSKKIHYSIRVLPPSEELKEQMP
- the LOC122631704 gene encoding SEC14-like protein 2 isoform X2; the protein is MLRNSMQWRKQWEVDKIEEWDEPELIKNYLPHGLSGFDKENAPVVVIPFAGFDIYGTLHVVTRRDIIKSLIKYLEYYLRICNEQVRKHGPLAGKVTVIYDMEGFNLKQYLWRPAGEVVISAIQMYEANYPEILKMCYIINAPKMFSFAFSVAKRFLNEYTLSKIQIFKADPMKWKPAILKLVPADQIPAHFGGTLKDPDGNPKLVTKICQGGKIPKEMYVDKTENDKSTDYTTVTIRKGDKLELCLTTSEEGSLLSWDFRTEDYDIKFGILKEDTSGMKTEIVPITKIAAHKLNEIGIVTCDKPATYSVVFDNTYSLIRSKKIHYSIRVLPPSEELKEQMP
- the LOC122631711 gene encoding thioredoxin domain-containing protein 17-like is translated as MTIRHHVIGYENFLNFFENFQSKESIFVLYTGTKLENGKSWCPDCVEAEPFIEAGLQVLTETSHFVVVEVGDRAFWKDPNCIFRKDNKTQLKVLPTLAKWGTQKRLQGSECQSEELLNMLFTEIDD
- the LOC122631703 gene encoding ribosomal protein S6 kinase beta-1-like encodes the protein MAAVFDIELHDVDTVNRDESDDDVIEIGEEDYDANPNVNEIIESDGVETVAISEQNVNRGRERAGPQDFELCKVIGKGGYGKVFQVRKITGNDSGTIFAMKVLHKASIIRNQKDTAHTKAERNILEAVKHPFIVDLMYAFQTGGKLYLILEYMCGGELFRHLNDEGIFLEDTACFYLSEIILALQHLHLQGIIYRDLKPENILLDAEGHIKLTDFGLCKEHIQDGTVTHTFCGTIEYMAPEILMRSGHGKAVDWWSLGTLMYDMLTGSPPFTSANRKKTIEKILRGKLNLPQYLTPDARDLIRKLLKRQVAQRLGSAPSDAEQIKNHQFFKHINWNDVISRKLEPPFRPILASEDDVSQFDKRFTTSAPIDSPAEYTLSESANRVFQGFTYVAPSILEDMYSQPRVINARSPRKGNTRGFSPRNTHFHLHNSHLQNHRHNGVGHNNVEDTEMIEIG